The following is a genomic window from Panulirus ornatus isolate Po-2019 chromosome 16, ASM3632096v1, whole genome shotgun sequence.
TAGTATTATGACTTGAATACTCTCAGCTGCTGCTATGTTGAAGTCTCATAATGATGCAGTGAACCTGACCCTTCTGTACGATCATCATTAACTGTTGCCAGGTGGCCTTATCTATATGATCTCATGGGGAGCATAACCAACACCCATATTAAATCAACTTCTTTTCTCTTGTATGactatattcattttattcaaaAAGCATAATTATGGGTATATAGATAGGGGGATGAGGAAAACCATAGTTTATGTTATATCAGTTTGTACTGGACCAAATAAAttataaaaaatacatataacagCTACTAATACTAATATCACAGATTAAGGATGAAAGTGTGGTACAGAGAACAGATGGTGAGGGTTGGAGGGGTTCTTCACGCTCCAGAGAGCTCCCACTGTTGAAGAAACCCCATACGTATCCAGGAGATTTAAGACCCATGTGTCTACACCCAACTGGGAGACCCATGTGTCCTCACCAGCTTAGAAGACCAATGCGTCTTGATTGGCCTGTAATACAAAAGCTACCAGCACTCTCGAGATCTTCTATGTCTTCAGTCCTCTTTGAGATCCATTCTTCTTGAAGAGTTTTTGGGTCCTATTGTGTTTCTGTGTTCTCCCCGACGTCCAAGTCTCTACGAGTCTTGAAGCTCTGTGACCCCACAAGTGACTTGTTTTCCCGATGGTTCTGAAGACCTTAATGATTTGCCTTGCTTGAGCGACGACCATGGTCTCAACAAAGGATTAACTCGTTACATCAAGTATCACAGCCTTCGTAATCAGCAGCTTACTGAGGGTCTTGTCCTCTTGCTTATCCGACACCTCTCCATATGGACGTCGAAGTTTCCCCGTCCAGGGACTCTAGCAGTTGCGCTTGCAGCATCTTCATTACTGGTTATACCATCACAACTTGCAATGCTACCATGTCAAGCAGTTTCATTTGCTGATTCTTCTACCATCTTGCACCCCAGTAGTTCTGATTACTCTCCGCGAGAAAAGCTCCATCGTTTCGCCTCTGAACATCGCGAAGACTATGTTACATTATAAATAATGAAGTATCACAATCAACACTCAGTGAAGTACATTTAGAAATAAATATTTGGCTGTTTAAACATCCTCTCCCCTTTGGAGAAAGCAAAGGGACAGAACGAGGATATCACTAGGTATCTTTGGGTCGAATCCTTGAGAGGAGCTCGTGTTGTAGACCGCGAGCTGACAGCTGTTGCCTGATGCCCGCTCATATCTGCCGACTACATCTGACCAGCTTGATACGCTCTTCCTTGTCGAGAACGATGAGTTCGGTGATAggctgaggggaaggggagtggcgACTGATCAGGGAGCCAAGCATCCGGGTGACGGAGAGCTTGCGCTGTTTGGGGGACCCACTGCTCAGGCTGTTTCCGTTGCTGCCACCTCGATGGGACTTCACTCCTCTGAGGAAGCTGTCGAGGGCGTCTGTGACAGGAACGCAGCTCTCGGCCGTGGACACTTCAGAGAACCGCGCCGAGTGGGTGAGGGCTAGAGTTCTTGcttccacctcttccacctcccGCAGGTGACCCAGATCACTCTTGTTGCCCAGCATCAACACACTGGCTGTCGCCCGCCGCTCTGACAACTCCTGAAGCAACAAAGAAGAAGGAAACTTAATAACTTGCAATTGTAATCAATCTACATCATTGTAAAACACTAGCCAAATAGAAGTTTGCTCCCAACTTTTGCCCATCAAAAGAGAAAGCCAGTTAATGATAATGTTGAACTTAGCAGTTTATGTTTAAGTACAATGGCTCTGATACCAGTAGATGAcggtagtgtgatcatcatattatTGAAGTACAATGGCTCTGataccattagatttacagcaCAGTAACCATGAGTGTGATAATTACCTGCACTGTGTTGGCGGCCCATCTGTAGGATTCCTTGTCGGTAATTGCATACACGACCACGAAGGCCTCAGCCCACTGGAGGTGGGCGTCGGAGGACTCGTCACAACTGGCTGAGGTGTCCATGATCTCCACGGGCTGGGCCACTCCGTCCACCTGCAGCACAGTCTTGTACAGCATATCTGTAAACAACACGAGAAAGCAACATTAGTAAAGGTACATGAATATCAATACAAGTAAAGTTGTAAACAGCATTACTTTTGATACAATATGCCAAAGTGCAATGAAGACATCTGTAATTCCCAACACTAAGTATGTGAAAGCACAAACGACTAACTTCTAAAATGAATTCAGTCCACAACTCTTACCTGTGTCTGATCTGTACTCGCCGATGAATCTCTTGGTAAGGTAGCGCACCGTGAGGGCTGACTTGCCCACGTCGCCGCTACCCAAGACAGCCACACGTAGTGGACCGTTGTTGTTCTTCTCTTCAGTCTTCATGTTGCACTTGAAGCGACCACTTGCAGTTAACACTAATCCAGCAATGTTCACGGTATTGTGCTCTGTCTCACAATACTGCACCGAAATGTTCCAACTTTCACTCCACGAATGGTATTGTCACTAGGATCTTCCTGATTTGCTTTCAAAATATCACTAATGATATCAGCTTGAGGTTGAGGGCCGTAGAGAGCGCCACGGGGGTATCCGTAGATGATGAATATCCAATATTGAGACGTGAGGAGTAAAGAGCGTCGTCCCCAGGGATGTTGCTCTCGTGCCGTTGCCTCGAGGGTTGTGGCGTGATCACGCGCGACGCCAGGCTTTATAGTTTGCCTCGGGGAGTTGCCAAGCCGTCCGTCATCAAGGCAACATTCATCATCCTTATGTTGACGCACTTGGAAATCTCGCACCGCCACAAGCAAGCCTGAGTATTCATTTATGTGTGAGGACATTTTCCATGAGAACTTTTGAAGAATTAAAGTAAGGGTCAGGGGTGAGTGTGCTGGTATTCAAACCAGTTTGTACCAGTTGTGGCAGTGGCGACGGGGGCGCCCTGCAACAGACGCGTGTCCCGCCGTCCCGCTCCACCTAACCCTCAACTTGCCGCCATGAGAGAATAATGCGCACGTTATCAAGTGGCTCCTTCATCATCACTCTTGACGATGCTTTAGTGTTGTTTCTTCCTATACCCTGACCGTCCTCAGATGTCAGTTGTGGCATTTCCCATCTTCGCCCCTCTTCGTCACCTCCACATTGCTAGCCATGTGCAGGTAATTATGTTAACCTTGGCAGTGTTGATGGCATTACTTCTCCCCGGAACAGTGATTGTGACAACACTTCCCACATCGCCTCCTGGTATGCGTGATAGAGTTATGCTCTTGGTGAGGTGAATCTGGGAGCGAACACACGATGGTTGTCATCTCGGCCAACACGAAGTAGCAGAGGTGCACTTGAGCACAGCAGTACATTATCTACCAGCCATTTGCTGAAGGGAGTTTGGGGATTACATTCGACGCCCAGACTGGAGCATGGCAGTTCATTTAACACTTGCTGATGTGAATATGACAGACGCATCAAACATGTGGTTGAAGAAGACACGGCAGTCCTTTCCCCGTCTGCTCAGATACACATCACGAAATTCATCACCTGATGCGGTAAGTTGAACAGTAACAGAAAATCATCTAATTGGGCTGTGGCAACACTTTTACATGGCGATTCACTGTGGCAACGCACAACATCGGCCGCCGATCGGGACTGGCATCGTACTCGCCTCCTGACGAGGTAAATGTGACAGAACACGACATTTGGTGaagcatggaaatatatatatatatatatatatatatatatatatatatatatatatatatatatatatatatatatattcatgattcgTGGAAACATACACACAGCATATGGTGAGTCGGGGCAACATACTAgacatactttgtgtgtgtgtgtgtgtgtgtgtgtgtgttatacgctGCTCTGTTAGCCAGACAGACTCATAGCTTTATGTGCCTCTCATATTTGTATATAGATTCACGGC
Proteins encoded in this region:
- the LOC139753978 gene encoding ras-related and estrogen-regulated growth inhibitor-like protein, with product MKTEEKNNNGPLRVAVLGSGDVGKSALTVRYLTKRFIGEYRSDTDMLYKTVLQVDGVAQPVEIMDTSASCDESSDAHLQWAEAFVVVYAITDKESYRWAANTVQELSERRATASVLMLGNKSDLGHLREVEEVEARTLALTHSARFSEVSTAESCVPVTDALDSFLRGVKSHRGGSNGNSLSSGSPKQRKLSVTRMLGSLISRHSPSPQPITELIVLDKEERIKLVRCSRQI